The Streptococcus viridans genome contains the following window.
AATCTTTTCGACCTTTAGGCTCTCCAATGTATTTTTTACAGCCTTCACATCCGCTTTTGTCGTCCTTGCATTAGCAATTTTTCTCATCCACTTGGTCAGTTCTTCACTGGTATAAAGTGGGCTTCCTTCTTCAAAGAAAGCTGCTTGAGATACTTCTAAATCTGGATCATAGGCAACTGAAATAGCCTTGTATTGATTCCCCATCATGTGGATATAGTGGCCAACCTTAGCAAATAGCTCCGGTCCCACTTTTCTGGAAATCTGACTAGGATCTAGCTGACTTTCATCCGTCGGTAAATCGAATTGCTTGGCTAATTGACGATAGTGGTCTTTTTCACTATACCAGAAGGCAACCGCTTCTCTAGGTCGATAGCCCCAAGCAACATTCTCATTCTCTTGGTAACTGGACAAGCCTTTTCGATGGTTTACATAATACTCTGTTTGAAGTTGACTAGCAGGCAATTGATAAGGAGCCACCAAGAGCTCCTCTAAACCAGCCTGGCGACGGTACAGATTAATCGTATCTACGATTTCTAACGCTTTTAAGACGTTATCTAATCTAGTGACCTTTCCACCTGTCAGCTGGTTCTCTTCATCCTTACGGCGATAAAGAGACAAGGCTTCGACAGCGCCTTGGTCACCCGCCTTGACCCACTCTTGAAGTAAGGTCTCATAGCTTGCCTGTTGAAGATTGATGGGACTCAGCATTGCCGCTTCACGGACCTGTTCTAACTCCACTTCTTTTAGGGAAATTTGATGGGCTAATCGCTCAATTTTTTCCTGTACACCAGCAATCTCACTGGAAACCTGCTTTAAGACCTGGGGCACATTGGCATGAGTTTCTGTCAAATTAACCACTAATGCTTGAGCTATTTTTAATTCGTTTTGCGCCTTCCCCTCTTTTAGCTGTGCGTTGGCTAATACTATCTCATCGTTCTGGATGGGTTGTTTGGCTTTTCTCAATTCATTACCTGCAATATCTACAAGTAATTGTTGGGCAGCGATTTTATTCTCTTGATTCTTGATGGCAGAACGGACTTGGCGATCGGCTTCTGTTGCTTGGCGTACCTTGTCTTCTTCTAAAGTAACAACTGCTTCAGCAACCGCAACTTCATTTTCAGTTTTGCCAATAGTGCTTTGATTGGAGTTTTGAATCCTTGTTTCAGTATTCTGTAAGTTAGCTTCAGCAGCTTCAAGACCAGACTTGGCTACATTGTATTCAGATTGAGCCTGATTCAAGCGCAAACGTTGGTCTTCTACTCTTTTTTCAGCTTTTAACAACTGTTCATTTAAGATATTCATATCCATAAAACTTGAATCCATTCCAGTCATATCCGTCGACTGCTGATCAGCAGCATCATTCTGAGTGATTTCCTCCGCTTGCGCCTTATGCCCAGCCAAAGCTGAAAAGAGGGTTGTCGCAGCGACACCCGTTGTAAAGACTGATTTTCCTATTCTTTTGCCCATTGCAATCCCCACCAAAACTTTTTCATTTCTCTTCTCTCTTCATAAGGATACCACATTTTGTTACCAATAACTAGTAGGATGGGAAAGATTTTTTCTAATTTTAGGGCAAAAGAAAAACAGCTAACGCTGTTAGTCTTCTTGTTTAATTTGCTCCAACATCTTCTCTTCTTCTGCTGTCAACTCATAGTTTTCTAGCAGGTCAGGGCGACGCTCCAAGGTCTTTTTCAAACTCTGATAGAGGCGCCACTGACGGATATTTTCATGGTGACCACTCATGAGGACATCTGGAACCGTCATCCCTCGGTATTCATAAGGCCGTGTGTATTGAGGATACTCTAAGAGACCAGACGAAAAACTATCATCCTGGTGGCTGGACTCTTTTCCAATCACTTCTGGAATCAAGCGCACTGTCGCATCAATCATAGTCATGGCCGCTAGCTCACCACCCGTCAGGACATAATCCCCTAGTGAAATTTCATCCGTCACCAAGGTTTTGATCCGCTCGTCATAGCCCTCATAGTGACCACAGATAAAGATCAATTCTTCTTCTTGAGCTAACTCTTCTGCATACCTTTGGTCAAAGGTCCGACCAGCAGGATCTAGCAAGATCACGCGCGGATTCTTTTTCTCAATGGCATCAAAGGCATCAAAGATCGGCTGCGCTCGTAGAAGCATACCTTGCCCACCACCATAGGGTTCATCATCCACATGGCGCGCCTTTTCTGCATTTTCACGAAAATTATGGTAGTTGATCTCAAGGAGTCCCTTTTCACGCGCCTTTCCGACGATGGAATGCTCAAGGGGAGAAAACATCTCTGGGAAAAGGGTTAAAATATCAATCTTCATCGTCTAACCCTTCTAAGATGTCCACATCGACCCGATTACCCAGGATATCGATATTGAGCACCACTGGTGGGATATAAGGCAAGAGAAGGTCTCGTTTGCCTTTGCGTTTGACTACCCAGACATCATTGGCACCTGGTTGCAGGATTTCCTTGATCTGACCGATTAGTTGGTCATTTTCATAAACATCAAGGCCGATGATCTCATGGTAATAAAACTCGCCATCCTCCAAATCCGTCAAGTCTTCTTCCGCAACCTTGAGGCTAAAGCCCTTGAATTTTTCGATGGCATTGATATGGTACATATCCTTAAACTTGATGATATCAAAGTTCTTGTGCTTGCGGTGACTAGCAATGGTCACTGTTTGGACGAACTGATCCTTCTCATCAAAGAGGGCCAATTCAGCTCCTTTTTTAAAGCGCTCTTCCGCAAAGTCTGTTACAGACAAGACCCGCATCTCTCCTTGTAAGCCTTGGGTATTGACAATCTTCCCAACATTAAAGTAATTCATGATTTCTCCAGTGTAGTTTATTCACTCTATTTTATCACGTTCAGCAACAATTCTCAACGTTGCTCCCTGAGTGCTCCAACAAAAAAACGGGACAATGTCCCGCCTTTTTATTTTTCGTCAATAACGATTCTTACTTTTTTATCTTCAGTTGGTACAGAGTAGACAATCGTTCTTATCGCAGAAATGGTGCGACCTTTCCGACCGATCACTCGACCAACATCGCTAGGATCAAGGTCAAGGTGGTACTCCAAGAATTCAGGAGTATCTTCGATCTTGATGGTTAAGGCATCCGGTTGTGAAATCAAGGGTTTCACAATTGCAATAATAAGATTTTCAATCGTATCCATACATCAACCTACTTTATGATTATTTTGAGAATTTAGAATCGTGGAATTTCTTCAAGACACCTTCTTTTGAAAGGATGTTGCGAACTGTATCTGAAGGTTGAG
Protein-coding sequences here:
- a CDS encoding secretion protein produces the protein MGKRIGKSVFTTGVAATTLFSALAGHKAQAEEITQNDAADQQSTDMTGMDSSFMDMNILNEQLLKAEKRVEDQRLRLNQAQSEYNVAKSGLEAAEANLQNTETRIQNSNQSTIGKTENEVAVAEAVVTLEEDKVRQATEADRQVRSAIKNQENKIAAQQLLVDIAGNELRKAKQPIQNDEIVLANAQLKEGKAQNELKIAQALVVNLTETHANVPQVLKQVSSEIAGVQEKIERLAHQISLKEVELEQVREAAMLSPINLQQASYETLLQEWVKAGDQGAVEALSLYRRKDEENQLTGGKVTRLDNVLKALEIVDTINLYRRQAGLEELLVAPYQLPASQLQTEYYVNHRKGLSSYQENENVAWGYRPREAVAFWYSEKDHYRQLAKQFDLPTDESQLDPSQISRKVGPELFAKVGHYIHMMGNQYKAISVAYDPDLEVSQAAFFEEGSPLYTSEELTKWMRKIANARTTKADVKAVKNTLESLKVEKINQESRINILSGHLFDVKNSLASHEQLLARAQRNLASAMKKWQAASTEVKEAENSLAVSQARIQGSISPKEEALKNVTLALEEDKKKLDALQYAAKETASKLEGAHAQLQIAQKQLTQAKGHLKLFTNSSELLVDAQALVASAKSELEEKKVEFETAFASFMAYQKEASEFRSRIEKILSIEEGNKSAVAREEEVTDQAQVSLLASTQSEDHLQDEANLEKATGKDEHKSKKGLSKWFRGLGFKKDE
- the trmD gene encoding tRNA (guanosine(37)-N1)-methyltransferase TrmD — translated: MKIDILTLFPEMFSPLEHSIVGKAREKGLLEINYHNFRENAEKARHVDDEPYGGGQGMLLRAQPIFDAFDAIEKKNPRVILLDPAGRTFDQRYAEELAQEEELIFICGHYEGYDERIKTLVTDEISLGDYVLTGGELAAMTMIDATVRLIPEVIGKESSHQDDSFSSGLLEYPQYTRPYEYRGMTVPDVLMSGHHENIRQWRLYQSLKKTLERRPDLLENYELTAEEEKMLEQIKQED
- the rimM gene encoding ribosome maturation factor RimM (Essential for efficient processing of 16S rRNA) codes for the protein MNYFNVGKIVNTQGLQGEMRVLSVTDFAEERFKKGAELALFDEKDQFVQTVTIASHRKHKNFDIIKFKDMYHINAIEKFKGFSLKVAEEDLTDLEDGEFYYHEIIGLDVYENDQLIGQIKEILQPGANDVWVVKRKGKRDLLLPYIPPVVLNIDILGNRVDVDILEGLDDED
- the kphA gene encoding RNA-binding protein KphA, yielding MDTIENLIIAIVKPLISQPDALTIKIEDTPEFLEYHLDLDPSDVGRVIGRKGRTISAIRTIVYSVPTEDKKVRIVIDEK